ACATAAGAACAAAATTGGATATGTTAAGAATAAAAGAAGCATAAAAATGTGAGATTGTTTGGTCTGAGTATATGGTATAAGATGCAGTCAGATTTGACAACATTTGACATGGATTTAGTTAGTTTACTGTGAACCTGCACAATGTATAAGAGTTTTCCACCATTTTCTACATACCATGTTTTCTCACAAATGCTAGGTCCACTATTGGGAGTGACATTAGAGTCTCACCTCACTCCTGTTCACAGAGCTGTTACATATGTGCTACCCAGTTTCACATGACAGTCAAGTAGTTAATTTACATCATGGCCATCATCTTCAACAGGACTACTTTGCAAAATGGGGACAACAAGGCATGATCCATTTGAAACAAGAGCTCGAAAAGTTACTCATGCTAATCTCTGGGCGCTGGGGAAGGATGTTATGCAGAACATGTTTGATGAGTTCATTACTCTGTTTCATGAACTCACTGATAATGACATGTGCCTGTAGAGAGAATGAATATGGCCAACAACTGTTGTATTGCATCTCAATGTTGCTTATATACACTTACAGCCGAGTGCACAAGGAGCGCATGAGTATAGGTCGTGGGCGACGCCGTGGTCACCGCGACAGACCGCTAACTGCCTAGACTAGACCGACTGGTTCTCAACACCCCCCCGCAGTCTGATGCTTCGTCAGCCACTTGTGTTCATCAGGACGACGCACAGACTGGATCTGAAGGCTTCAAACGTCGAGGTAGGCGGCCCTTCGGTCATGACATCGGCGTATTGTTCCCCAGTTGACACATGAAGAACACAGAGGTCACCCACTTGAACGCGTTCGCGGACAAAGTGAATGTCTAACTCAATATGCTTCGTTCTCTTGTGATGCACTGGATTGGCGGACATGTAGACCGCAGAGACATTGTCGCAGTATGCCACCGTGGCCTTGTTGACGCCATAGTGCAGCTCGCCGAGGAGTTGGTGCAGCCATATGCATTCGGCGGCTGTGTTGGCCACAGCCCTGTACTCCGCCTCCGCACTCGATCTCGAGACAATAGGTTGTCTCTTGGATGACCACGAGACCAGCACATCACCAAGAAACACGCAGAAGACTGATGTCGATTGCCGATCGCCGTGTGTCGGGGCAGCCGGTCCAGTCCGCGTCAGAGTACGCGGTCACCGTGAGCTCCGGTGAGGCGCGCAGATAGAGCCCCATGGTGGATGTGCCGTGAACATAGGGCAGGATCCTCTTGAGCAGCGCCATGTGAGGGCCACAGGGAGCATGCATGTGGAGGCAGGCTTGTTGTACCGCGAAGGCGAGGTCGGGGCGCGTGATGGTGAAGTACTGGAGCGCCCCGGCCAGACTGCAGTAAGCTTTGGCGTTGTCGACTGGATCGCCATCGTCGGCGAGAAGCTTCCCTTtggtgtcgattggagttggtgCCGGCTTGCAATTCGCCATGCGCATTCAAGAATGTCCTTAGCGTACCGCTGTTGGGACAAGTAGAAGCCATCGCGGCTGCGCTGGACGTCGATGCTGAGGAAGAATCGGAGCTCGCCAAGGTCCTTCACGGCAAACTCAGTGCACAGGCGGTCGACGACCTGCTGAAGCAGAGCtgtattggagccggtgagcaccATATATCGACGTACAGAAGGAGGTAGATGACGTCACGTCCACGTCGAAGCACGAACAAGGACGAGTCGGAGCGGGTAGGAGTGAAGCCGATGCTAACCACGAACGTGGTGAAACGAGTAAACCACGCCCGCGGTGCTTGACGCAGCCCATACAACGACTTGTCGAGGAGGCAGACGGCGTTTGGGCGCTCTGCATCGACAAACCCGGTGGGCTGTTGACATAGAACGCGCTCTTGGAGATGCCCATGGAGGAAGGCGTTGGAGACATCCAGCTGGTGCGTAGCCCATTGCTTTGAGGCGGCGATGGTGATCACTGTACGGATCATCGCTGGCTTGACGATAGGCGTGAACGTCTCGCCCGAAATCGACTCCGGCACGCTGCGTGAAACCACGCACCACCCAACAGGCTTTGTAGCAGTCCAGGGAGCCATCCGGATGCAGCTTGTGCTTGAAGACCCATTTTCCTGAGATCACATGAGCACCGGCAGGCCGATCAACCAGGCGCCAAGTGCGATTGGCCTGGAGAGCACGGAACTCCTGTTCCATGGTGCTATGCCAGTTCGGATCACGAAGTGCAGTGCGCACCGAGGAGGGTAGGGGGGAAATTGTAGCGTCGGCTGGCGAAGGGGTTGCCTGAGCTGTGGTTAGTGAATACAGGGGATTGGGGTTGACAATGCCAGCCCGAGAGCGGGTTACCAAAAGGTGTGTAGGTGCTTGTGGGTGCGGCTCTGGAGGTGCAGATAACACGCCATGGCCGGGTGAGGCAGACGCTTGGACAGATGGAGCAGCAGTGGGGTTACCAGGTGGAGGCTAGATGGGGAGCTGAGATGAGACCATTGCGGCAGGCGCAAACACTCGTGCCGTGGCGCTGGGTTGAGCTGGAGCGGCTGGAACGGCCGGAGCAGCCGGTGGTGGGGGCTGAAAGAGAACTGTGTCTGTTGCCGGATGGTGAACAGTAACCCGAGATGGGGATGGTTCAGGCAAGACAGACCAAAAGGGAAAGGTGTGCTCGTCAAAAGTGACATGGCGAGAGGTGATCACTCGACGCGAGGCAAGATCGAAGTACCGATAGCCTCGATGATCACTGGGATAACCCAAGAAAATGCAGGCTGTAGATCGAGCCGCGGGTTTGTGCGGGGCAGTAGCTGCTTGGTTTGGGAAACAAAGACAGCCGAAAACCCTGAGATGATCAAGAGTAGGAGGGGCACCGAGCAGCCTTTGGAATGGAGTTCGGGCACCAATGGCCTTGCATGGGTGACGATTGAGGAGGTATGTAGCTGTAGATAATGCCTCCGTCCAGAATGAAGACTGCATTCCAGCATGCAAAAGAAGGCTGCGAACGCAGTCATTCAGAGTGCGAAGGACGTGCTTGGCAGTGCCATTCTGAGGAGAGGTACATGGGCAGGAAAGGCGAAGGGCAATGCCGTGAGTAGCGAGGTGGGTGCGTAGAGCTTGATTGTCAAACTCCTTGCCATTGTCGGACTGAAATGAAATGAGGGGCAATTGGAACTGCGTGCTGACATAAGCGTGAAAGGTTAACAGACAAGTGAAAACGTCAGACTTGGAACGCAGCGGGAATGTCCAAACGTAATGAGTTAAGTCATCAATCAACACAAGATAATACTTGAACCCAGAACAACTAGAAACGGGTGATGTCCAAACATCAGCATGGATAATTTGAAAAGGTACATAACTGACGAAGTAAAAGGAAGTCGAACATGTTTACTAGACTGACAAGATGAACAGACATGTGAGGAAGACTTTGTACAGCTAAACTCAAGATGGTCCAAGGCTTGATGAAGAAGGCGACGCCCAGGATGTCCTAGCCGCAGATGCCAGAGATCGGCAGAAGGAGCCGTGGCGACAAGAGTTGCTGGCGAGGCTGCCAACGAGGACGACGTCAGTGGGTACAGATCACCGCCACTGTTACATCGGAGGATCACCGTGCGGGTAGGAAGGTCCTTGATTGAAAAACCAAAAGGATCAAACTCAACCGAAACATTGTTGTCACCGGTAAGTGAGCGAATAGAAATAAGATTCTTCACGAGAGATGGAGAAACAAGAATGTTGTTGAGACGAGAGGAGAGTGATCTGTAGCAAGGGTCGTGACTGCTCGGTGTGTCACCGGCATTGTAGCACCATTGCCGACAGTGATGGAAGTAGGTCGAGACAAGGGAATGGGATGGGAAAAGCTACCGGCGTTGGAAGACATGTGGGAGCTGGCGCCGATGTCGAGGAACCACTCTGATGCTTGCGGCCCAGAGGGTGGAACGCCGGAGTTCATGAGGGTGGCGAGAAGAGCTTGGTGGTTCCACACGTCCGGTTGAATGGATGGGGTGACGCCGTGGATGAGCCGCATTGGAGGCACGGCACCGGCGAAGTACGCCTGCTGAGGCTGTGTGCCGGGACGCGGACCCAGAACGCCGGCGCCCGGGACGCGGAACGGCATGGGCCAGGCTTGGACCATGACTGTCCATGGGTTTAGCCCGGGAGCCCACGATCCGCCCGGTGGCCGAGCTGCAGGATTGGAGGTGGAACCACCCGGTTGACCGCGTCCACGGCCTTTCTTCTTGGGAGCATGATCGGATCGTGGAGCGGTTGCTAGGGGAGCGGGTTCGGCGGCCGAGCTGGTACCGCCTTCGCCAGGTGGAGTCAAGGTGGAACAGCCGCCGGCGGTGGCGAGGAGGGCCTGATTGTGCGCCGCCTTCGCCTGCTCCTTGTCGTACTGCTCCTCCAGCAGCAGATAGGACCGCGCCGAGAGGAATGTGTGCGGCGGGTTCTTGGCGGTGATCACGGGGACGGTGTGCCGGTACTTGGAGCTGAGGCCGCGAAGCATGTTGATGAGTACTTGGGAGGTCTCGCGAACTAGCTGGCTGATGTCGTGCAGTGCATCGGCCAGCTGCTTGAGCTTGCTAGTGTAAGCCGTGATATCCATGTCGCCCTGGACGATGCTCCTGAACTCCGCCTCCAAGTACACCGCGCGGTGAAGCTCATTGTCCCTGAACTGGTCATGGACGGCGTGCTAGATGGAGTAGGCCGTGGCTTTGGGGACGCGAACAATGGTGCGGACGTCCTTGGACATCGAGTTGTAGAGCCAACTCAGGATGCACTGATCCTTCATGACCCAGtcccgatcatggtgattgtcagCGGTTGGCCGGGAGGAGAGGTGGGCGTCGAGGCTGAACTTGCTGATGAAAGCGTCGAAGAAGCAGTGCCACTCGGTGTAGTTCGACTCGGCGAGATCGAGTTCGACAGGAACATGTGCCTTGATGTTCACTGTCTGCAAGACGGCCGCCGGCGGTGCGGCCATGGCGGGTGCGTCGAAGGAGGCGTCGAAGTCGATGGAGGATCCGGAGGAGTTGGAGGCTGCATCGGACTGCTGGAACTCAAAGAGAGGGTTGGCGTTGGTGTCCATGGCGCCAGAGAGAAAGGGCAGCGGAGAGGAAGGAGAGCAGCGATGGGTGGACGGTGTTCGTCGGAGACGAACGGCGGTTGCGGAAGAGAGGCGAGCAGGATCAAGCCGCGTCTACTAATACCATGTAGAGAGAATGAATATGGCCAACAACTGTTGTATTGCATCTCAATGTTGCTTATATACACATTACAGCCGAGTGCATAAGGAGCGCACGAGTATAGGTCGTGGGCGACGCCGTCGTCACCGCGACAGACCGCTAACTTCCTAGACTAGACCGACTGGTTCTCAACAGCGCCTAACCAGCGTTTTTTCCCGTATGCTCCAACCATGGTAAACCGACGACACGACAGAGCATATGTCAAACTCTTTGAGATGTTCAACGGGATTGTGAGATCACGCAAGAGCTATAACCAGGTGGAGAATGATGGGTTGCAGAAGTTGATAGAATCCAAATACCGAGATGGCCGATCTACAACGGAAGGAGAGGTCATTGGAATGATCATGTCCTTGCTCTTAGCAGGAAAGCACATAAGCACAACCACTAGTatcactacgggaaacacgtgatttgccgaatgcaaaaatctttgccgagtgccaaatttcgggcactcgccaaagacctgctttgccgagcgccgcactcggcaaaatatgcactcggcaaagaggcctttgccaagtgcctggcactcggcaaagacctacactcagcaaaggctgtctttgccgagtgtctggcactcggcaaaggcagacactcgacaaagattggtaggggcctaacggcatccagcggcgtcctctttgccgagtgccccccgtttggcactcggcaaatttttttttttggttttttgccaccaattttttttggaagctttagtacactaccacaaacaacatgtttaaatttgggacattttcattgccttttggcatatttctatagtttattttgtgttgttgaatttttccagaaaatgtaagtttgaacggcaggtgcatcgaataatggattacattcgttcaaaaaatgttatccttgtttcttagtgtaaatttaggctaaattcgggaactgtctcgaaatttcgatcaacgtgctcacagggcaacgccgccaacttgcgtgggagtggttttttaattgtataaaatgggaacgaattccgaaaatcatgaaacttgtcgagttatcgccgtatcgtatgcgtatgccgtggaaaaaaattgaaaaagtttcgagcacgttgtcacgtacgatgctcacaaaccaggacatctctacatgacatgtcctggtttgtgagcatcgtacgtgacaacgtgctcgaaactttttcaaattttttccatggcatacgcatacgatatggcgacaactcgacaagtttcatgattttcggaattcgttcgcattttatacaattaaaaaaccactcccacgcagtcatgtggagatgtcctggtttgtgagcatcgtacgtgacaacgtgctcgaaactttttcaatttttttccacggcatacgcatacgatacggcgacaactcaacaagtttcatgattttcggaatttgttcgcattttatacaattaaaaaaccactcccacgtaagttggcggcgttgccccgtgagcacgttgatcgaaatttcgagacagttcctggatttagcctaaatttacactaagaaacaaggataacattttttgaatgaatgtaatccattattcgatgcacctgcagtacaaacttacattttctggaaaaattcaacaaaacaaaataaactatagaaatatgctaaaaggcaatgaaaatgtcccaaatttaaacatgttgtttgtggtagtgtactaaagcttcaaaaaaaattggtggcaaaaaatcaaaaaaaaattattttgccgagtgcctagggttggcactcggcaaagtaataactttgccgagtgccgcccagctggcactcggcaaagagctgctgattttttttaaaacttcgccgagtgccagatcacgacactcggcgaagaaaattgactttgccgagtgccaccgatctggcactcggcaaagccgcccttATCCCTTCACCCGCGCCCGGccggcgcgctctctctctctctcatttctctctccctctcacctctctctccctcagccgccgccgccgcacatcGCCGGCCCGCGCCTCCTCCACCACGCCTCCCCGCACGGGCCCCCGTGGCGCCCATCCCTGTCCGCCTCCCCGCGTCGGCGCCTCGCGCGGCGGCCCGCGCGGCCCGTCCCCGTCCGCCTCCCCACGCCGGGTCCTCGCgcggccgccgcccccgcccggcCTCCACCACCCGCCCGGCCTCCACCGCCCCTGCCTAGCCTCCACCGCCCGTGCCGGCCCCCTTggcggccacctcccccgccTACGCGCCCCCCTCGGTGGCCACCTCCCTCGCCGGTggccactgcagaagagaggaggaggaggcaggggagaagagaggagaaggggagaagagaggaggaggggagaagagaggaggagaaggagaaggagaggagaaggaaggtgccggcctaggcccgtcggccctcacgccgctgcggtcgtccccgccgtcgtcgccgaccctcgttgttgccattctcgtcgcgaaggtatgccctacacctgtagtggttagtagtagtacttagtagtgttagtagtagttagtaagtagtagtagttagtagttagtagtgttagtagtattgttagtagtaagtagtgatagtagtagtgttagtagtagtagtgttagtgttagtagtagttgtagtggtagtagtacttgttgttgtactacttcgatactttcatctgcatggaaagagaactaaagtacatggctcgtcttggtatatatatgtttgttgaccttcgtgcctatgtttggtatatatgtggttgttggccatcgcgcctacgtttcttgcaggttttggaaacctccccatgcaggggaggtgctgccgaaattttcaatggattctaacctattgcctttttatgtaggagaaggacccatgggagggactc
This sequence is a window from Miscanthus floridulus cultivar M001 chromosome 10, ASM1932011v1, whole genome shotgun sequence. Protein-coding genes within it:
- the LOC136489211 gene encoding uncharacterized protein, producing the protein MDITAYTSKLKQLADALHDISQLVRETSQVLINMLRGLSSKYRHTVPVITAKNPPHTFLSARSYLLLEEQYDKEQAKAAHNQALLATAGGCSTLTPPGEGGTSSAAEPAPLATAPRSDHAPKKKGRGRGQPGGSTSNPAARPPGGSWAPGLNPWTVMVQAWPMPFRVPGAGVLGPRPGTQPQQAYFAGAVPPMRLIHGVTPSIQPDVWNHQALLATLMNSGVPPSGPQASEWFLDIGASSHMSSNAGSFSHPIPLSRPTSITVGNGATMPVTHRAVTTLATDHSPLVSTTFLFLHLS
- the LOC136489210 gene encoding uncharacterized mitochondrial protein AtMg00810-like, translated to MANCKPAPTPIDTKGKLLADDGDPVDNAKAYCSLAGALQYFTITRPDLAFAVQQACLHMHAPCGPHMALLKRILPYVHGTSTMGLYLRASPELTVTAYSDADWTGCPDTRRSAIDISLLRVSW